AGTCTGCCCTATGCGGCAACAGCCTTGTGGGGTGGTGTCAAACTTTTTCACGGCCAGATCCCCTTGATGGCCATGACCAGCGACATCGAAGTCGAGCTGGGTGGAGAGATCCAACAAACGCTCGATAGCGTTTCCGTCGTCATCCGGAAGCTGACACCGCGCGCACCGTTCTACGCGAATCTCTTGACACCCGTGCCCGGGTGGATCAACTGGGTGGCCAACGTCGCGAATAATCACCAATTCAACACGATCAGATACCGACCTCCGCTTTATCGCGTTCGCACTCCCGACGGCGTCGCAACATGCAATCGGCTCAACGCGTCGATGCCCGGCAGTTGCGCCAACGTCAACGGAATGCCCTACGCGATCGACGTCGCCCTGCTTCAACTGGTCCTCACACAGGCGAGCCGATGACCGCCCGACTCAAGACGTTCGCCGCGGTTGTCGTCGTACTCGTCCTGGCGCTCACATCGTGCGCGTCACTCAATGCGAGTTCGCTGCCACAGCCCGGGAACTCGTTCGGCGACGGGTTCGACGTGGTGCTCAAGTTCGACAACGTACTCAACCTGCCGGACCGCGCGAAGGTGATGCTGGACGGGATCACCGTCGGCGTGGTCACGGCGATGAAGCTGAAAGGTGACGGAGTCGACGTCACCGCCCGCATCGGCAAGGACGTCACCGTGCCGTCCAATATCCGCGCGTCGCTCGAGCAGGCCACGGTACTGGGCGACATCTACGTCGCTTTGCAGCGTCCAAGCGCCGGGCCGGTCGGACCACCGTTGCGAGCGGGAAGCCGGGTCCCGCTGACTCAGACGAGCTCGCCTCCTCAACTCGAGGACACGATCGCGGGGCTCGCCAACTTCGTCTCGAGCGGGTCCATCCAGCGCATCCAGAAGACAGTCATCCGCCTCAACCGGTTGACGCCGCCAACTGAAGAGGTTCGTAGGTTGACGTCCCTCGTGGTCACGGATCTCACGGACGTGTCGTCCAACATCGACCAGGTCGACCAGTTGCTAGGCAATGTCACGC
The nucleotide sequence above comes from Mycobacterium vicinigordonae. Encoded proteins:
- a CDS encoding MlaD family protein; amino-acid sequence: MTARLKTFAAVVVVLVLALTSCASLNASSLPQPGNSFGDGFDVVLKFDNVLNLPDRAKVMLDGITVGVVTAMKLKGDGVDVTARIGKDVTVPSNIRASLEQATVLGDIYVALQRPSAGPVGPPLRAGSRVPLTQTSSPPQLEDTIAGLANFVSSGSIQRIQKTVIRLNRLTPPTEEVRRLTSLVVTDLTDVSSNIDQVDQLLGNVTHTAEIVNSRVPWMQFWFSPKGQTGFDRSTKQLNVVGVLFPGLGSIYSGGYWLVPLLNSLANTLGSVREAKLDFEAEVPAWRRLFTNFFLPEDKYPAINITSIVGPDGREMSGNVQDVLRMLGAVP